CGTTCTGGCGCGAGGATTGCGCGGTCAAGGCCGAAGAGGTCACCGTGCGTTTCGAGGAAGGCCAGCCGGTGGCCCTCAACGGCCAGACCTTCGCCAACCCGGTCGACCTGTTCCTCAAGGCCAACGAGATCGGCGGGCGCCACGGTCTGGGCATGAGCGACCAGATCGAGAACCGCATCATCGAAGCCAAGAGCCGCGGCATCTACGAAGCCCCGGGGCTGGCGCTGCTGTTCATTGCTTACGAGCGCCTGGTGACGGGCATTCACAACGAGGACACGATCGAGCAGTACCGCATCAACGGCCTGCGCCTGGGCCGGCTGCTGTACCAGGGCCGCTGGTTCGATCCGCAGGCCATCATGCTGCGCGAAACCGCGCAGCGCTGGGTGGCGCGCGCGATCACGGGCGAGGTCACGGTGGAGCTGCGCCGTGGCAACGACTACTCCATCCTCAACACCGAGAGCGCCAACCTCACCTACGCGCCCGAGCGCCTGAGCATGGAGAAGGTGGAAGACGCGCCGTTCTCGCCGCTGGACCGCATTGGCCAGCTGACCATGCGCAACCTCGACATCACCGACACACGGGCGAAGCTGAGCACGTACGCCAAGTCCGGCCTGCTGTCGTTGGGCGAGGGTTCGCAGATGTTGAAGCTCGAAGGCGAGTGATCGTTTTTTCCGTAGCGTCTTCACGCTGAGACCTCGCGGGCTTGGGCGCACAGGGCGCTCTGCTCCGCGGGTGTCCCCCGCCGCCGGGAGGGCGGCTCCTCCTTTACCCCGCTGCGCAGAACGCCCTGCACGCCCAAGCCATAAGCGATAAGCGATACACGCGCGACCACGCTTCGCACGCAGGGAGGTCGCCGGTGGCTGGGGTGATCGCCGCAGCGGGGTAAAGACACCGTTGTGCCTGTCAAGTGTTTGCATCGCAGAAACGAGTGGCATCGAAAGGTGTTCTGGATTTGAGCACGCCATAAACGATGGCCAACAGCTTGTGCATACATGCCACGACGATCACTTTGCCCGGTTTGTTCTGAGCCTTCAAACGTTGCCAGAACGCGGCCACAGCCGGGTTGTGCCGGCCCGCGACCATGGCCGGGAAGTACAGCGCATGCTTGAGCTGACGGTGGCCCTGCGCGTGCGTGCCGCCCCGCTTGTTCAGCGATGTGCCGGACTGACGGATCGCGGGCGACAGACTCGCGTAGGCAATCAACGCCTTGACGCTCTTGAACCGTTCGGGTCGGCCAATGTAGGCCAGCAACTGAGGGATGGTCCGATCGCCCAGTCCGGGGATGCTGTGCAACAGCTGGGCACGTCCTCGCAGATGCGGATCGTCATCAATGGTTTGGCGGATTTGCGCCTTGACCTGGGCGATCGTCTTGTCCAGGGTCGCCAGCATCTCGTGCAGCGAGGCTTGCACAACGCCATGGGCCACCTCCAGGCGGTTGGCCTCGCACTGGCGCATTTCCTGCAGGGCATCCAGTCTGGCGACCAAGGCCTGCAGCGCACGCACACCAGGCGCTGGCGCCTCCCACAGCTCGGGCGAGGCCATGCGGCAGAACCGCGCCAGGCTCTTCGAATCCCCCTGGTCGGTCTTGTTGCGCGTGCCCTCGAGTTCGATGAACCGCTTGACCCTCAAGGGGTTGACCACCGAGACCCGCACACCCAGGTCGTGCAGGTGCAGTGCCAGCGGTTCGTGGTACGAGCCTG
The sequence above is a segment of the Hydrogenophaga sp. BPS33 genome. Coding sequences within it:
- a CDS encoding transposase yields the protein MTSSLGVDVSKAKLDVALLNDEGKYRCKVFANSGMGFAALHQWLQTHLPQGQELAALHVCMEATGSYHEPLALHLHDLGVRVSVVNPLRVKRFIELEGTRNKTDQGDSKSLARFCRMASPELWEAPAPGVRALQALVARLDALQEMRQCEANRLEVAHGVVQASLHEMLATLDKTIAQVKAQIRQTIDDDPHLRGRAQLLHSIPGLGDRTIPQLLAYIGRPERFKSVKALIAYASLSPAIRQSGTSLNKRGGTHAQGHRQLKHALYFPAMVAGRHNPAVAAFWQRLKAQNKPGKVIVVACMHKLLAIVYGVLKSRTPFDATRFCDANT